The Amycolatopsis umgeniensis DNA segment TCGACCCCACCACGAGCAGGACCGCGAGACCGGTGATCGGCCGGATGTTCCGCCGGAAGTCGACCATCGGCATGTTCACCGCCGCCGAGTACAGCAGCGGGGGCAGCACCCCGGCGAGGATCAGCTCGGGTTCCACCTCCGGATGCGGGACGCCCGGCAGAAAGCTCAGGCCGATGCCGACCAGCACGAGACTCAGCGGCGCGGCCAGGTTGAGCCGCTCGGAAAACGCGGCCACGAGCACGATGCTGATGACGCCGAGCACGACGACGAGGGTCAGGTCCACAGGTTGTCCGTGTCCTCTCGCTGGTCAGGGCCGTTCACGGCACTCCGGACGTGTCCATTGGTGACATGACATGGCGGGACCCGCAAGTCGAAGCCCTCACTCGCGTCCGAGACACTCACCCGTGTGCCGCGCACCTATCGACGGTGGTCTCACCCACGGGACGACGAAGCACCGCGACGGCCTTCACGTGTCACCTGGCCGATAGGGCGATCGGGCGAACGGGGGTGTGTTGTGAAAGCCACGTTCGCAACGGTGAAGGTTGCGAACGTGGCTTTCGCAACACCTGCCCACGGCCCATCCACCACCACTCACCTCACCGGGTGTCACATCTCGCTCCGGCCGGTCGATCAAAGAGGCATGGACAGTGGTCGTACCCGTCTGGCAGCCCGCCGCGCGCTGGTGTACCTATCCGCCCGGTTCGCGGCGATTCGGATCATGACCGCGTGGGCGCGTGGAAAACGGAAGGCTTTGCTCGTTCTCGCGGTCGCCGCCAGCGCGGTCTGGATCGGGCTGGACCGGTGGCTGCAGGTCGGCGACCAGATCGCCTCCATCATCAGCGGGATGCTTCTGGTCGGCGTGTTGACGGTGAACAGGGTCCGACGGTTCCTGGGTCTCGGAGCCAATGTTTCGAATGCACTCGAACAAGCCGCTGCCACCACCTCGATCCGTTATCTGGGCGAAGCCGCGCCGCGCAACTTCGTCAACCGCGAAAGCAGCCTCAAGACGCTCAACGATCTGCTGGACCTGCATCTCGCCGCTTGTCGGGCGCACCGGATTCCGAGTCAGGCACTGGTGATGACGATCGGCGGCATGGCCGGAGTGGGAAAGACCGCGCTGGCGTTGCATTGGGCCCATCAAGTGAAGGATCAGTTCCCGGACGGGCAATTCTTCGTCAACATGCGCGGCTACTCCGCCGACGGGCGATCGGTCGCGCCGAGCGAGGTTCTCGAGCGGTGGCTGAGACAGCTGGAACCCGATGCACCCCTGCCGGACACCTTGGACGCACTGTCGGCGATGTTCAGAGACATCCTGGCCACGAGACGTGTTCTGCTGGTTCTCGACAACGTGTCGGGAGAAGAACAGGTTCGCCCCTTGCTCCCGTCTGTCGGAGCGTCGGTCGCGATCGTCACGAGCCGTGACGCGCTGGATGGCCTGGCGGGTATCGAAGTCACGACCGCCGAGAGTCTGAGCGAGCTCACCCCGCAGGACTCGCAGCGCATGCTGACGGCGATCATCGGTCAACCGGCGATCGACAGCCCCGAGTCGATCGCGAGACTGGCGCGGTACTGCGCGCACCTTCCCCTTGCCCTCCGGGTCGCCGCCGGGAGCATCGTCACGAAGTCGCGCCGGGGATACCCTTTGAAGACTTTGATCGCGGCCTTCGAAATCGAGGAGCACCGGCTCTCGCGGCTGGGAAGTGGCTCGGGCGACAGCAGAAGCGATGTGAGGGTGGCCTTCTCGTACTCGTACCAGGCACTCGACGCGACCGCACGACGCGCCTTCCGGCTGCTGGGCTTGCACCTCGCGGCCGGCAGCACCATCGACGCGTACGTGATGGGAGCGCTACTCGACAAGCCCTCGGCCGAGGCAGCCACGATCCTGGAGCGTCTCGAACACCGCGGCCTTGTGGCGGTTGTCGTGAACGAGGCCGCTCAAAGCACCGAGCCCGAGCTGCGGTATCTGGCGTATCGGTATCGCGTGCACGACTTGCTTCGTCTGTACGCGGGCGAGCTGATCCTGCGTCGTCGTCACCGTCGTGAACGCATCGCCGCTCTGCAGCGGCTCACCGAGGCGTACCACGGCTGCGTCAACTACGCGTTCACCATGCAGAACAAGAAAAACCCCATGGTGGACATCGAGTACGTCGAGAAGTGGTGCGCCGATCCGGCGGGGAGGGCATCGGTGGATCTCGCCGGTTCGCCCACGGAGTGGTTCGATCGCGAAAGGCCCAACCTCCTCGGCGCGGTACACGCCGCCGCCGCGGCACGGCCGCGTCCGAGGTACACCGCCAAACTCGCGTGCAGTCTGTTCTACTTCCTGGAGATCGGCGGGCATCTGTCCGACTGGGCGGCGGTCGAAGAAGTCGGAGCGGAGGCCGCGACCGCAAGCGGTGACCGGCACGACCGAGCACGCTCGCTACGCAACCGCGGTCGTTTCGCGCTCGTCAAGGTTCTCGACACCCAAGACCGTCTGCGTGACGACCGCGTCGCACATTCCGTCGACAGGACCCCCTGCCGGGAGGCCATCGCGCTCCTCGAGTCGAGCCTGGACCTCTACCGGAAAGAACATCGTCAGCGCGGACTTCGGCGAGATCAAGCCGGTGAGGTCACCGTGCTGCGCGAACTCGGGGACTCCTACCGGCTGAAGGTCGACCCCGCCGCTCCCCATCCCGCGTTGATCGCGGCGGCGATCGAGAAATACGACGAGGCCGCCGACATCTACGCGACACTCGACAACGAGAACGGCTTGAACTCGCTACGGCTCGCTTTGGGTATCGCATACGTCCTCGAAGACCCCGAGGATCGAAGTGGCAAAGCCGAAGAGCTGTTCACCCAAAGCCACAGGTACGGAACCATGATCGACAGCGGACGCGCCCAGCACGGGAGACTCGCCGCGTACTCCTTGATCCACCTCGGCGAACTGCGGCATCAGCAAGGCCGCCAGGACGAGGCCATCCAGTGCTACCGGGAAGCGGTGGCCATGCTTCGGGCGCACGTGCCACACGATCACGTGCGGCGTGCGCGCGCACTCGCCTTGCTCGCACAGGCTCTCGCGGAAAGCGGCGCTCGCCACGAGGCGGGCGTACATTTCCACGAGGCACTCACCATGTTCGCCGCTCGCGGCCGTTCGCACGAGGACGAGGCCTCCGTGGTGACCCTCTGGCTCGCCCGGCACGGCATCGACGACCAGCGAAACGCTTGACCAACCCACCGGACTGGACAGTTGGACGGGCCGCCGAGGGCACCGTCTCCCCGCCGCCGAAAGCCATGTGGACAAAGGGATATCCGCGTAGTCTGCGGAATCCCCGGGCTCCTGAGCAGCCTGTACCTCCGGCGCCACCGCAGCCCGCAGCCTGTCGAGCAGTGAGGAGCATCATGGCCGAACAGCGCACCGCCTTGGTCACCGGAGCCAACCGAGGCCTCGGG contains these protein-coding regions:
- a CDS encoding NB-ARC domain-containing protein, yielding MPRTYRRWSHPRDDEAPRRPSRVTWPIGRSGERGCVVKATFATVKVANVAFATPAHGPSTTTHLTGCHISLRPVDQRGMDSGRTRLAARRALVYLSARFAAIRIMTAWARGKRKALLVLAVAASAVWIGLDRWLQVGDQIASIISGMLLVGVLTVNRVRRFLGLGANVSNALEQAAATTSIRYLGEAAPRNFVNRESSLKTLNDLLDLHLAACRAHRIPSQALVMTIGGMAGVGKTALALHWAHQVKDQFPDGQFFVNMRGYSADGRSVAPSEVLERWLRQLEPDAPLPDTLDALSAMFRDILATRRVLLVLDNVSGEEQVRPLLPSVGASVAIVTSRDALDGLAGIEVTTAESLSELTPQDSQRMLTAIIGQPAIDSPESIARLARYCAHLPLALRVAAGSIVTKSRRGYPLKTLIAAFEIEEHRLSRLGSGSGDSRSDVRVAFSYSYQALDATARRAFRLLGLHLAAGSTIDAYVMGALLDKPSAEAATILERLEHRGLVAVVVNEAAQSTEPELRYLAYRYRVHDLLRLYAGELILRRRHRRERIAALQRLTEAYHGCVNYAFTMQNKKNPMVDIEYVEKWCADPAGRASVDLAGSPTEWFDRERPNLLGAVHAAAAARPRPRYTAKLACSLFYFLEIGGHLSDWAAVEEVGAEAATASGDRHDRARSLRNRGRFALVKVLDTQDRLRDDRVAHSVDRTPCREAIALLESSLDLYRKEHRQRGLRRDQAGEVTVLRELGDSYRLKVDPAAPHPALIAAAIEKYDEAADIYATLDNENGLNSLRLALGIAYVLEDPEDRSGKAEELFTQSHRYGTMIDSGRAQHGRLAAYSLIHLGELRHQQGRQDEAIQCYREAVAMLRAHVPHDHVRRARALALLAQALAESGARHEAGVHFHEALTMFAARGRSHEDEASVVTLWLARHGIDDQRNA